In one Trichlorobacter lovleyi SZ genomic region, the following are encoded:
- a CDS encoding putative bifunctional diguanylate cyclase/phosphodiesterase translates to MTPVPSQEQSSQPSSAWFDSLSRLIQPDARNRSIGERLVEQCVRVSLMVKLRWAMLAALFCYVLLAELFLAPDIDLPIFHIEQWSLSLKATAIFFAVAFPLVSLPCSVWRNCRLVIYLQVLLDLLFVTAAIHWSGGVVSWLWPAYLLISLESAFLFEKKREVWGIGMIGAALYGVLLAAEQLDFIATVRMPFMEEESPSILFELLMWLWVAGVNTVVSFFGAFLMDKIRSDHQKVQQSQEALTGFIATAHDLIFCCRQDGTLLYLNQVGQDMIGPLEGEGGDISLFNLTDEEGKGLLARQFEKVTRRIDAGHFEMRLLSPAVGRILDLEVSLSTCCNDVPDQVIWGVCHDITERNLAQRELIKLAHHDVLTGLPNRILLHDRLQQARAFAHRMNSRFALLFLDMDRFKIINDTLGHAVGDDLLRMIAQRLKACFRETDTVARIGGDEFVVLMLNVTDRTDICTLNDKLLQELAQPFMIRGHELFVTTSGGVCTYPDDEDDVEIMMQKADIAMYHAKALGRNNIQFYNDGMDQNSSRRFTIANSMRRGLDRGEFRLYYQPKLDVSSDCIVATEALVRWQHPELGLLAPTEFIQLAEESGLIVELGEWVLREACRQNMVWRQEGMRGLRVAVNLSGYQLQHSRLVETVRKVLDETGMPGELLEFEITESVIMQNPDYAVEVLNEITNLGIHISIDDFGTGYSSLAHLKRFSVNTLKIDKSFVRDVENNTTDAAIASAIIAMGSSLNLKVIAEGVETEQQMDFLRDNNCDQVQGFLISRPLPADQALKVLRQKCIGELAQGREALKER, encoded by the coding sequence ATGACCCCCGTACCTTCTCAGGAACAATCTTCTCAGCCCAGCTCAGCCTGGTTTGATTCACTGTCAAGGCTGATTCAGCCGGATGCACGGAATCGCTCCATTGGAGAACGGCTGGTGGAGCAGTGTGTCAGGGTATCATTAATGGTCAAACTGCGCTGGGCCATGCTGGCGGCATTATTCTGTTACGTGCTGCTGGCAGAACTGTTCCTGGCGCCGGACATTGACCTGCCGATCTTCCATATTGAACAATGGAGCCTTTCGCTCAAGGCTACGGCAATCTTCTTTGCCGTTGCCTTCCCACTGGTATCGCTCCCCTGCAGCGTCTGGAGAAACTGTCGCTTGGTGATCTATCTGCAGGTGCTGCTTGATCTCTTGTTTGTGACGGCTGCAATACACTGGAGCGGAGGTGTTGTCAGTTGGCTTTGGCCGGCTTACCTGCTGATTTCGCTGGAGTCTGCCTTCCTGTTTGAGAAGAAGCGGGAGGTCTGGGGTATCGGCATGATCGGCGCAGCACTTTATGGGGTGCTGCTTGCGGCTGAACAACTTGATTTTATCGCAACGGTCAGAATGCCGTTTATGGAGGAGGAAAGTCCCAGTATCCTGTTTGAGCTGTTGATGTGGCTCTGGGTTGCCGGGGTTAATACGGTGGTTTCATTCTTTGGTGCCTTTCTGATGGATAAAATCCGCTCAGATCATCAGAAGGTCCAGCAAAGTCAAGAGGCCTTGACCGGCTTTATTGCCACAGCCCACGATCTGATTTTCTGCTGCCGTCAGGATGGGACCCTGCTGTATCTGAATCAGGTCGGGCAGGATATGATCGGACCACTGGAAGGGGAGGGCGGTGATATCAGTCTGTTCAACCTGACTGATGAGGAAGGTAAGGGGCTGTTGGCACGCCAGTTTGAAAAAGTGACACGACGGATAGATGCCGGTCATTTCGAAATGCGCCTGCTTTCTCCAGCCGTTGGCAGGATACTGGATCTGGAGGTGAGCCTCTCCACCTGCTGTAATGACGTGCCGGATCAGGTGATCTGGGGGGTCTGCCACGATATTACGGAACGTAATCTGGCCCAGCGTGAACTGATCAAGTTGGCCCATCACGACGTGCTGACTGGCTTGCCCAACCGGATACTGCTGCATGATCGTCTGCAGCAGGCCCGTGCCTTTGCCCACCGGATGAACTCCCGCTTTGCGCTGCTGTTTCTTGATATGGACCGCTTCAAGATTATCAACGATACACTGGGCCATGCGGTGGGGGATGACCTGCTCAGGATGATTGCCCAGCGTCTGAAGGCCTGTTTTCGTGAGACCGATACCGTTGCCAGAATCGGTGGTGATGAATTTGTTGTGCTGATGCTGAATGTTACTGATCGAACCGATATCTGTACTTTGAATGACAAGCTGCTCCAGGAGCTCGCCCAGCCGTTTATGATCCGTGGCCATGAACTGTTTGTAACCACCAGCGGCGGTGTCTGTACCTATCCCGATGATGAGGATGATGTCGAGATCATGATGCAGAAGGCGGATATTGCCATGTACCATGCCAAGGCGCTGGGACGGAACAATATCCAGTTCTATAATGACGGCATGGATCAGAACTCGTCCCGCCGCTTTACCATTGCCAACTCCATGCGGCGTGGCCTGGATCGTGGAGAGTTCCGGCTCTATTACCAACCCAAGCTGGATGTCTCAAGCGACTGCATTGTTGCCACTGAAGCACTGGTGCGCTGGCAGCATCCCGAGCTTGGCCTGCTGGCCCCGACAGAGTTTATTCAGCTGGCCGAGGAAAGTGGTTTGATTGTCGAACTTGGTGAATGGGTGCTACGGGAGGCCTGTCGCCAAAACATGGTCTGGCGGCAGGAAGGGATGCGCGGTCTGCGGGTGGCGGTTAATCTCTCCGGCTATCAGTTGCAACACAGTCGCCTGGTGGAAACGGTCCGCAAGGTCCTTGATGAGACAGGTATGCCGGGCGAACTGCTTGAGTTTGAGATCACCGAGAGCGTGATCATGCAGAACCCTGACTATGCGGTGGAGGTGCTGAATGAGATCACCAACCTCGGCATTCATATCTCGATTGATGATTTTGGTACCGGCTATTCATCCCTTGCGCACCTGAAACGCTTCAGCGTGAATACCTTGAAAATAGACAAGTCATTTGTGCGCGACGTGGAGAACAACACCACCGACGCGGCAATTGCCTCTGCCATTATTGCCATGGGAAGCAGTCTGAACCTGAAGGTGATTGCTGAAGGGGTTGAGACAGAACAACAGATGGACTTCTTGAGGGATAATAACTGCGATCAGGTTCAGGGCTTTCTGATCAGTCGTCCGCTCCCTGCCGATCAGGCCTTGAAGGTGTTACGTCAGAAATGTATTGGTGAGCTGGCGCAAGGGCGTGAAGCTCTGAAGGAACGGTAA
- a CDS encoding menaquinone biosynthesis protein: MLRIGRIDYANCTPLFMQLEDKLPGETTAIVHGVPATLNARLAKGEIDICISSSIEFSRHADDYAILPGHCIGSVGAVKSVLLFTNRPVEELSGEQLLVTSESATSVILLQILLAKRWGLSGCSLQTSSMTWQEALQQSPGLLLIGDRALQAASDRAAVHCYDLGQEWKDLTGLPFVFALWLINRTSARGKERALTHFSQLLEQARERIEPDAELLAARAPESAWVGVQPLAEYWRHAITYQLDAAHLAGLERFYAFAAELGLIPAAPQPVFYPL; encoded by the coding sequence ATGTTGAGAATCGGACGGATAGACTATGCCAACTGCACGCCGCTTTTTATGCAGCTGGAAGATAAACTGCCGGGCGAGACAACGGCTATTGTGCATGGTGTGCCGGCAACGCTGAATGCCAGGCTGGCAAAAGGAGAGATTGATATCTGTATCTCTTCTTCAATCGAATTTTCCCGTCATGCAGATGACTATGCCATCCTGCCGGGGCACTGTATCGGTTCCGTTGGTGCGGTAAAAAGCGTGTTGCTGTTTACCAACCGCCCGGTGGAAGAGCTGTCTGGCGAACAACTGCTGGTGACCAGCGAATCGGCAACGTCGGTTATCCTGCTGCAGATTCTGCTGGCAAAGCGTTGGGGGCTGTCCGGCTGTTCTTTGCAAACCAGCTCCATGACGTGGCAGGAGGCGTTGCAGCAGTCTCCGGGGCTGTTACTGATCGGCGACCGTGCTTTGCAGGCTGCATCCGACAGAGCAGCTGTCCACTGTTATGACCTGGGACAGGAGTGGAAGGATTTGACCGGCCTGCCTTTTGTCTTTGCCCTCTGGTTAATCAACCGGACTTCAGCCAGGGGAAAGGAGCGTGCGTTGACTCACTTCAGCCAGCTGCTGGAGCAGGCCCGTGAGCGGATTGAGCCGGATGCCGAGCTGCTTGCTGCACGGGCGCCGGAATCCGCCTGGGTCGGCGTGCAGCCGTTGGCGGAGTACTGGCGTCATGCAATTACCTATCAGCTTGATGCGGCTCATCTGGCCGGACTCGAACGTTTTTACGCCTTTGCAGCTGAGCTTGGACTGATCCCTGCTGCCCCCCAACCGGTATTTTATCCATTATGA
- the accB gene encoding acetyl-CoA carboxylase biotin carboxyl carrier protein, which yields MEVKDLKQLIKMITETDITEFEMDNAEEKIVIKRGQRTEIVQMAAAPAYMPAPAAMAAPAPAVAGAVPAAAPVAELAGETINSPIVGTFYRAASPEAAPFVEAGQVVEKGHVLCLVEAMKLFNEIEAEFKCKIVKVCVENAQPVEFGQPLFVIEKI from the coding sequence ATGGAAGTGAAAGACCTGAAGCAGCTGATAAAGATGATCACCGAGACCGACATTACTGAATTTGAGATGGACAACGCTGAAGAGAAGATCGTGATCAAACGCGGCCAGCGGACCGAGATCGTACAGATGGCTGCTGCCCCTGCCTATATGCCTGCTCCTGCAGCCATGGCTGCTCCGGCTCCTGCTGTTGCGGGCGCTGTTCCTGCTGCTGCACCGGTTGCAGAGCTGGCTGGAGAGACCATCAACTCACCGATAGTTGGCACCTTCTACCGTGCAGCCTCTCCTGAGGCAGCGCCGTTTGTTGAAGCGGGGCAGGTTGTCGAGAAGGGACATGTACTCTGTCTGGTTGAGGCGATGAAGCTGTTCAACGAGATTGAGGCTGAATTTAAGTGTAAGATCGTCAAGGTCTGTGTTGAGAACGCACAGCCGGTTGAGTTTGGTCAGCCCCTCTTTGTTATTGAAAAGATCTAG
- a CDS encoding NUDIX domain-containing protein — MSFSSLTCPSCGAAVKQYRNPLPTVDIIIELDTRIVLIKRKNPPHGWALPGGFVDYGESLEAAAIREAQEETGLSIHNLHLLGCYSDPARDERMHTITTVFIAQASGVPQAADDAADLDLFLPDTLPSPLCFDHAGILADYRSFRASRPCASSPIHF; from the coding sequence ATGTCCTTCAGCAGCCTCACCTGCCCATCCTGCGGAGCAGCGGTTAAACAATACCGCAACCCGCTTCCCACGGTGGACATCATCATTGAACTGGACACCAGAATCGTCCTGATCAAACGTAAAAATCCACCTCACGGCTGGGCTCTGCCGGGTGGATTTGTGGATTATGGTGAATCTCTTGAGGCTGCTGCAATTCGGGAGGCTCAGGAAGAGACCGGACTGTCAATCCACAACCTGCATCTGCTCGGCTGCTACTCCGATCCGGCCCGGGACGAACGGATGCATACCATCACAACCGTTTTTATTGCTCAGGCAAGCGGGGTTCCCCAGGCAGCTGACGACGCTGCGGATCTGGATCTGTTCCTGCCTGACACGTTACCCTCTCCGCTTTGCTTTGACCATGCCGGAATTTTGGCAGATTACCGTTCCTTCAGAGCTTCACGCCCTTGCGCCAGCTCACCAATACATTTCTGA
- a CDS encoding M24 family metallopeptidase, with translation MLKSRRQRLLPFFETHDLDLLLIEHPVNLRYLSGFSGSEGALLLSPERGWFLCDSRYTVQAAQEVGDLCVIEQAQRQEGVAELVRQAGGCRLGFEASHTTVSNHQGLAARLPGVTLVGLGPELDAVRICKDASELGLLEQVAGLASASLESVLPLLQPGVREDEFALKLEFEMRRRGADGRGFDFIVASGVRGAMPHGRASDKAIQVGELVTIDFGAVQNGYHSDETVTVAVRTIDERQQRIYQAVLEAHDRAIAAVKPGISCRELDAQARDHIKEQGFGDYFGHGLGHGLGLDVHEKPVVSPRSEAVLEEGMVITIEPGIYIPGFGGVRIEDTVAVTADGCRLLTKVSKQLVIM, from the coding sequence ATGCTAAAAAGCAGACGCCAAAGACTGCTGCCGTTCTTTGAAACCCATGATCTTGACCTGCTGCTGATTGAACATCCGGTCAACCTGCGCTATCTGTCCGGTTTCAGCGGTTCGGAAGGTGCATTGCTTCTTTCACCGGAGCGGGGCTGGTTTCTTTGCGATTCCCGCTATACCGTGCAGGCAGCTCAGGAGGTTGGCGACCTGTGTGTGATTGAGCAGGCGCAGCGCCAGGAGGGAGTTGCAGAGTTGGTGCGTCAGGCCGGGGGATGCCGGCTTGGCTTTGAAGCCTCCCACACCACGGTCTCCAACCACCAGGGGTTGGCAGCGCGATTGCCGGGTGTGACCCTGGTGGGGCTTGGTCCTGAGCTTGATGCAGTACGTATCTGCAAAGATGCCAGTGAGCTGGGGTTGTTGGAGCAGGTTGCCGGTCTGGCTTCCGCTTCGCTTGAGTCTGTGTTGCCGTTGCTACAGCCAGGTGTCAGGGAAGATGAGTTTGCTCTGAAGCTTGAGTTTGAGATGCGTCGTCGGGGCGCAGACGGACGCGGTTTTGATTTCATCGTGGCATCCGGCGTGCGGGGGGCGATGCCCCATGGACGGGCCTCGGACAAGGCCATTCAGGTCGGTGAACTGGTAACCATTGACTTCGGTGCCGTGCAAAACGGCTACCATTCGGATGAGACGGTGACAGTTGCCGTTAGGACGATTGACGAACGGCAACAGCGGATCTATCAGGCTGTCCTGGAGGCCCATGATCGTGCCATTGCCGCGGTCAAGCCGGGGATTAGCTGCCGGGAGCTTGATGCGCAGGCCCGTGATCATATCAAAGAACAGGGGTTTGGTGACTATTTCGGTCATGGACTGGGACATGGCCTCGGGCTTGATGTCCATGAAAAACCGGTTGTCTCACCACGCAGCGAAGCCGTTTTGGAGGAAGGGATGGTCATAACTATTGAACCGGGCATCTACATTCCCGGTTTTGGAGGCGTACGGATTGAAGACACGGTGGCGGTTACGGCGGATGGCTGCCGCTTGCTGACCAAGGTTTCAAAACAGCTTGTCATTATGTAA
- the accC gene encoding acetyl-CoA carboxylase biotin carboxylase subunit: MFHKILIANRGEIAIRVIRACKELGIKTVAVYSTADADSLHVKLADESVCIGPAPSSQSYLNINAIISAAELTDAEAIHPGYGFLSENAKFAEICEQCGITFIGPSAESMRVMGDKISARQAVIEHGVPILPGTKENVKTVDEAVKIAKQIGFPVIIKATAGGGGRGMKIVHSQATLANAYATAKAEAQAGFGNPDVYIEKYCVEPRHVEIQVLADKHGNCIHLGERDCSIQRRHQKIIEEAPCPVLTPETRKAMGDAAIKAAKAVNYSSVGTVEFLLDKSGEFYFMEMNTRIQVEHPVTEMITGVDLIREQIRSAAGLPLRYKQEDIKITGHAIECRINAEDPFKFTPCPGKITAYHQPGGLGVRVDSFVYDQYTVVPHYDSMIGKLIVHAETREDAIRRMARALDEYIIEGIKTTIFFHKRIMTNKDFIEGNVDTSFLDRIVLE, translated from the coding sequence ATGTTCCATAAAATACTCATCGCCAATCGCGGCGAGATCGCCATTCGGGTTATCCGGGCCTGTAAGGAACTGGGGATCAAGACGGTAGCGGTCTACTCCACTGCCGATGCTGATTCATTGCATGTCAAGCTGGCGGATGAATCGGTCTGTATCGGTCCGGCACCCAGCAGCCAGAGCTACCTGAATATCAATGCCATCATCAGCGCTGCTGAACTGACCGATGCCGAGGCAATCCACCCCGGCTACGGTTTTCTGTCTGAAAACGCCAAGTTTGCCGAGATTTGCGAGCAGTGCGGCATTACCTTTATCGGTCCCTCCGCTGAGAGTATGCGGGTCATGGGTGATAAAATCTCGGCCCGTCAGGCAGTGATCGAGCATGGTGTGCCGATTCTCCCCGGCACCAAGGAAAATGTAAAGACGGTTGACGAAGCAGTCAAAATTGCCAAGCAGATCGGCTTTCCGGTTATCATCAAGGCCACTGCCGGTGGCGGCGGGCGGGGCATGAAGATTGTCCATTCCCAAGCCACCCTTGCCAACGCCTATGCCACGGCCAAGGCAGAGGCGCAGGCAGGCTTCGGCAATCCTGATGTCTATATTGAAAAATACTGTGTTGAGCCACGTCACGTAGAAATTCAGGTGCTGGCTGACAAGCACGGTAACTGCATTCACCTGGGGGAGCGGGATTGCTCCATCCAGCGCCGCCACCAGAAGATCATTGAAGAGGCTCCCTGTCCGGTCTTGACTCCCGAGACCCGTAAGGCGATGGGGGATGCAGCGATCAAGGCTGCCAAGGCGGTCAACTATTCCAGTGTCGGTACGGTCGAGTTCCTGCTGGACAAGAGCGGCGAGTTTTATTTCATGGAGATGAACACCCGGATCCAGGTGGAGCACCCGGTCACCGAGATGATCACCGGGGTTGACCTGATCCGTGAACAGATCCGTTCTGCTGCCGGTCTGCCGCTACGTTACAAGCAAGAGGATATCAAGATTACCGGCCATGCCATCGAGTGCCGGATTAATGCTGAAGATCCCTTCAAATTCACTCCCTGTCCCGGCAAAATCACCGCCTACCACCAGCCTGGCGGTCTTGGAGTGCGGGTGGATTCATTTGTGTATGATCAGTACACCGTGGTTCCCCACTATGACTCAATGATCGGCAAGCTGATTGTGCATGCCGAGACCCGCGAAGATGCGATCCGTCGTATGGCCCGAGCATTGGACGAGTATATCATTGAGGGGATCAAGACCACGATCTTCTTCCATAAACGGATTATGACCAACAAGGATTTTATCGAGGGTAATGTTGATACGTCATTCCTTGACAGGATCGTGCTGGAGTAG
- a CDS encoding roadblock/LC7 domain-containing protein: MSLREQLTSMLEQVEGAFAVMLMGYDCIAIDEVQQGAAGFDVQTMAVEYGTVIKEIRRTIEVVGAGEMEEITITTANSRMIIRVLNDEFFAAFVLSKEGNLGKARYLLRAKALELVEAVG; the protein is encoded by the coding sequence ATGTCGTTAAGAGAACAGTTAACCTCGATGCTGGAGCAGGTTGAAGGTGCCTTCGCCGTGATGCTGATGGGGTACGACTGCATTGCCATCGATGAGGTGCAGCAGGGAGCAGCCGGCTTTGATGTCCAGACCATGGCGGTTGAGTATGGCACGGTCATCAAGGAGATCCGTCGCACCATTGAGGTGGTGGGGGCAGGGGAGATGGAGGAGATCACCATTACCACCGCCAACTCACGCATGATCATCCGGGTGTTGAATGACGAGTTTTTTGCCGCCTTTGTGCTGTCCAAGGAGGGGAATCTTGGCAAGGCACGCTATCTGTTGCGCGCCAAGGCACTGGAGCTGGTTGAGGCGGTGGGGTAG
- the aroQ gene encoding type II 3-dehydroquinate dehydratase, producing MRILVLHGPNLNLLGKREPEIYGTLSLDDINGALEALGAEFESDLGFFQSNSEGALVDAIQQAPENYDGILINPAAYTHTSVALRDALAAIGLPFVEVHLSNIHRREEFRHHSYLAPLALGQICGFGLDSYLLGLRALFNHIKN from the coding sequence ATGCGGATTCTGGTGTTGCACGGTCCGAACCTGAACCTGCTGGGTAAGCGGGAGCCTGAAATATACGGTACCCTTTCCCTGGATGATATCAACGGGGCGCTGGAGGCGCTGGGGGCTGAATTTGAATCGGACCTCGGCTTTTTTCAGTCAAACAGTGAGGGTGCCCTGGTGGATGCGATTCAGCAGGCACCGGAAAACTATGACGGCATTCTGATCAATCCGGCTGCCTACACCCATACCAGTGTTGCCTTGCGTGATGCCTTGGCGGCAATCGGACTTCCCTTTGTGGAGGTCCACCTTTCCAATATTCACCGCAGGGAAGAGTTCCGCCACCATAGTTATCTGGCCCCCCTTGCCCTGGGCCAGATCTGCGGTTTTGGACTGGACAGTTATCTGCTTGGTCTGCGCGCGCTTTTTAATCATATTAAAAATTAG
- a CDS encoding PxxKW family cysteine-rich protein — protein sequence MQCQTVLPGTECTFMAKSGCVFPDGSCQTVVENCEGCERIVDGSIGQVCGAYPAPAKKWANGICNFATHVKVEIKVEDLKVNPLKASKKASGGKKK from the coding sequence ATGCAGTGTCAAACCGTGCTTCCCGGTACCGAGTGTACCTTCATGGCAAAGAGCGGATGTGTATTCCCTGATGGTTCCTGCCAGACCGTAGTAGAAAATTGTGAAGGATGTGAACGTATTGTTGATGGTAGCATCGGCCAGGTTTGCGGCGCATATCCGGCACCTGCAAAGAAGTGGGCCAACGGCATCTGCAACTTTGCTACACACGTCAAGGTTGAAATCAAGGTGGAAGACCTCAAGGTCAACCCGCTCAAAGCCTCCAAGAAGGCCTCTGGCGGCAAGAAGAAGTAA
- the gcvH gene encoding glycine cleavage system protein GcvH — protein sequence MEFPEELKYSKEHVWLRIEGNRAVVGITDFAQEELGTIAAVELPDEGDQVEQEDSMGSIEARKTVAELYAPVTGTVLAVNEEAVDTPSLLNDDPYDGGWLLELELEDRDELKALMSADDYADYVEDKDV from the coding sequence ATGGAATTTCCGGAAGAACTGAAATATTCCAAGGAACATGTCTGGCTGAGGATTGAAGGAAACCGGGCCGTGGTGGGGATTACCGACTTTGCCCAGGAAGAGCTGGGCACCATTGCCGCAGTAGAGCTGCCGGACGAAGGTGATCAGGTGGAGCAGGAAGACTCGATGGGCTCCATTGAGGCCCGCAAGACCGTGGCGGAACTGTATGCTCCTGTAACCGGCACGGTGCTGGCGGTGAATGAAGAGGCTGTGGATACCCCTTCGTTGTTGAATGATGATCCCTATGACGGCGGCTGGCTGCTGGAACTGGAGCTGGAGGACCGGGATGAGCTGAAGGCTCTGATGTCGGCTGATGATTACGCTGACTATGTCGAAGACAAGGATGTATAA
- a CDS encoding TolC family protein has product MKNLLVVVLILGFGAVTELQAEPVRLTMADAVKMAVEKNLDLRVELYNPAQQEAEYQKSRGIYNPTLTLQASYNDTTSYSASRPSGRYWNNNSQLNAGISQLLPSGATAALGFNNSYLSSDVTSTSSGLSSYWQSSLGVTLNQPLLRNFGREPTELTIDTARLTKEASLEKLSSKLISVVAQVRTEYYKLYSLREELSVRKVSLELARRVLSETQARVKAGVMPAMETLNAEFGMASREKELIDAERAVQDQVDVLVQLLQLQPAQGQDVETVEVPSKGRYEVSEQAEIKRALSNRPELKELKRNLELLELQTRVSGNRTRPDLLLSASAATAGLGDTYPRDLDRLSSGTYPAWGVGLSFSYPLGNQAAENDYRKNRLKLDQSALQIRNQEELIANEVRSAVRAIEANYKQLDVADRGRAFAEERLRAFVRKAEVGLATTKDVLDVENDLATAKNNQIKAQVAYANAITQLWKATGEILAKEQVRMVTLDPDSLYKGMN; this is encoded by the coding sequence GTGAAGAATCTTCTGGTGGTTGTGCTGATATTGGGTTTCGGTGCGGTTACTGAACTACAGGCTGAACCGGTTCGGTTGACCATGGCTGATGCCGTAAAAATGGCAGTTGAAAAAAATCTTGATCTGCGGGTGGAGTTATACAACCCTGCCCAACAGGAGGCTGAGTATCAGAAAAGCCGCGGGATCTACAATCCGACCCTTACCCTGCAGGCAAGTTATAATGATACAACATCCTACTCTGCCAGCCGGCCATCAGGCAGATACTGGAATAATAACAGCCAGCTGAACGCCGGTATCAGCCAGCTGCTGCCCAGTGGTGCCACTGCTGCACTGGGATTCAATAACAGCTATCTTTCCTCCGACGTAACCTCAACCTCAAGCGGATTATCATCCTACTGGCAGTCAAGTCTGGGGGTGACCCTGAACCAGCCACTGCTGAGAAACTTTGGCCGTGAACCCACCGAACTGACGATTGATACTGCTCGTTTGACTAAAGAAGCCTCCCTTGAAAAGTTGAGTAGCAAGCTGATCAGCGTCGTGGCTCAGGTACGGACCGAGTACTATAAGCTCTACAGTCTGCGGGAGGAGTTGAGCGTCAGGAAAGTCTCCCTTGAACTGGCTCGCCGTGTTCTGAGTGAGACCCAGGCCAGGGTCAAGGCCGGTGTCATGCCTGCCATGGAGACCCTGAATGCTGAATTCGGTATGGCCAGTCGTGAGAAAGAGCTGATTGACGCTGAGCGGGCAGTGCAGGATCAGGTTGATGTGCTGGTGCAGTTGCTGCAGCTGCAGCCGGCACAGGGGCAGGACGTTGAAACCGTTGAAGTTCCCTCAAAGGGGCGCTATGAAGTATCGGAGCAGGCGGAGATCAAGCGTGCCCTGAGTAACCGGCCGGAGCTGAAGGAGCTGAAGCGCAATCTGGAGCTGCTTGAACTGCAAACCAGGGTGTCCGGCAACAGGACCCGTCCGGACCTGTTGCTTTCTGCCTCTGCAGCAACAGCCGGTCTTGGTGATACCTATCCTCGGGATCTGGATCGTCTTTCTTCAGGCACTTATCCGGCTTGGGGAGTCGGGCTGAGTTTCAGCTATCCCTTGGGAAACCAGGCCGCAGAGAATGACTATCGCAAAAATCGTTTGAAGCTTGATCAGTCGGCCCTGCAGATCCGAAACCAGGAAGAGTTGATCGCCAATGAGGTCCGCTCGGCAGTGCGGGCGATTGAGGCGAACTACAAGCAGCTTGATGTGGCAGACCGTGGACGGGCCTTTGCCGAAGAACGGTTGCGGGCCTTTGTACGCAAGGCAGAGGTCGGGCTTGCCACAACCAAGGATGTGCTTGATGTGGAGAACGACCTGGCTACCGCCAAAAATAACCAGATCAAGGCGCAGGTCGCCTATGCCAATGCCATCACCCAGCTCTGGAAGGCAACCGGCGAGATCCTTGCCAAAGAACAGGTCCGGATGGTAACCCTTGATCCGGACTCACTTTACAAAGGTATGAACTGA